The following proteins are co-located in the Manihot esculenta cultivar AM560-2 chromosome 9, M.esculenta_v8, whole genome shotgun sequence genome:
- the LOC110621940 gene encoding protein C2-DOMAIN ABA-RELATED 11, translating into MGEQLGLLKVTVVQGKKLVIRDFKSSDPYVVVKLGNQTSKTRVINSCLNPVWNEELSFTLTEPFGALSLEVFDKDRFKADDKMGHAQLSLQPIASAARLKQILHVCSGETVLRKVVPDTDNCLARESSISCIDGEVVQSVWLRLCEVESGEIELKIKLIDPPVASSR; encoded by the exons ATGGGAGAGCAGTTGGGATTGCTAAAGGTGACTGTTGTACAAGGGAAGAAATTGGTTATCCGGGATTTCAAGAGCAGTGATCCTTATGTGGTGGTCAAGCTTGGGAATCAG ACATCAAAGACCAGAGTTATTAATAGTTGCCTTAATCCAGTCTGGAATGAAGAGCTAAGCTTCACCCTCACTGAACCTTTTGGAGCTCTAAGTTTG GAAGTATTTGATAAAGATCGTTTCAAGGCAGATGACAAGATGGGTCATGCTCAACTCAGCCTTCAACCGATTGCCTCTGCTGCTAGATTGAAGCAGATTCTGCATGTTTGTTCTGGTGAGACTGTTTTAAGAAAGGTTGTTCCTGACACGGACAACTGTCTTGCCAGGGAAAGCTCGATTAGTTGCATTGATGGTGAGGTGGTGCAGAGTGTTTGGTTAAGGCTCTGCGAGGTCGAGTCTGGGGAGATAGAACTAAAGATCAAGTTGATCGATCCACCTGTCGCCTCTTCAAGGTAG